One region of Pseudanabaena sp. BC1403 genomic DNA includes:
- a CDS encoding DUF2811 domain-containing protein, with the protein MSTTVSILAEIPEELHETLKSYLESHPDWDQDRVFAAALSLFLLQNGGNDRHGSSHNASNSYRSTAKVYLNALFQHSV; encoded by the coding sequence ATGAGTACGACCGTCAGTATATTGGCAGAGATTCCTGAAGAACTACACGAAACCCTCAAAAGTTACCTAGAATCACATCCTGACTGGGATCAAGATCGCGTATTTGCTGCCGCTTTATCTTTATTCCTGTTGCAAAATGGTGGTAACGATCGCCACGGCTCATCCCATAATGCATCCAATAGTTATCGCAGTACTGCCAAAGTTTATCTAAACGCTTTATTTCAGCACTCAGTGTAA